A genomic window from Brassica rapa cultivar Chiifu-401-42 unplaced genomic scaffold, CAAS_Brap_v3.01 Scaffold0495, whole genome shotgun sequence includes:
- the LOC117130484 gene encoding uncharacterized protein LOC117130484 has product MGDPLPLRLALPELRYPIGSEPEKTISINQHSIVAYIKIVKEILGNDEFNRIRGTFLGPVIKLGERSLKLSAKIVHAVLTKSIKTVKRHKAWFHFGAQPMRFSIREFHMVTGLKCSGEAREPREETEKFKWDFLKGRTHTVKDVEKQLRNTREDASDERFCLAMLLLIESILLQKSLLDGGTTFTLDYVKIAQDMDVLMTYPWGRTAYNLLLKSLQRAVDKSLDKNNYDLQGFPMAFLIWILESVPLLQYAFSQVVPILSVQPSTPIFLCEKYLQIASPQLIDVLLIEIKDHVSFYIIFFLFLFCLMILHLKANYFYGFSLRSHASYLLFLMIQKLMFAWKTKLIKIWMTWPIYPREVISLKLEIGETCQ; this is encoded by the coding sequence atgggAGATCCATTACCATTAAGACTAGCACTGCCTGAGCTGAGGTATCCGATTGGATCAGAGCCAGAGAAGACGATATCGATAAACCAACACTCGATAGTTGCTTATATCAAAATTGTTAAGGAAATTCTAGGAAATGATGAGTTCAACAGAATAAGAGGGACGTTTTTGGGACCGGTGATCAAGCTTGGAGAGAGGTCTTTGAAATTATCAGCTAAGATAGTGCACGCAGTTCTCACCAAAAGCATCAAGACAGTGAAGAGACACAAAGCATGGTTCCATTTTGGTGCTCAGCCAATGaggttctctataagagaattCCACATGGTGACTGGTTTGAAATGTAGTGGTGAAGCAAGAGAACCACGAGAGGAAACCGAGAAATTTAAGTGGGACTTCCTAAAAGGGCGTACTCATACAGTAAAGGACGTGGAGAAGcagctcagaaacacaagagaagatgcttctgatGAGAGATTCTGCCTTGCAATGCTCCTCCTGATTGAGAGCATACTACTACAGAAGAGCCTTCTCGACGGTGGCACAACTTTTACTTTGGATTATGTGAAAATAGCGCAGGATATGGATGTCTTGATGACATACCCATGGGGGAGAACAGCTTATAATTTGCTGTTAAAATCACTTCAGAGAGCTGTCGACAAAAGCCTCgacaaaaacaattatgattTGCAAGGATTCCCTATGGCATTTCTTATATGGATACTTGAGTCAGTACCTTTGCTACAGTATGCATTCAGTCAAGTTGTTCCTATTCTGAGCGTTCAACCGTCTACCCCAATATTTTTGTGTGAGAAGTACCTTCAAATAGCTTCTCCACAGCTGATAGATGTTCTCCTAATTGAAATCAAAGATCATGTaagtttttacattatttttttcttgtttctgttttgccttatgattctccatttaaaagctaattatttttatggtttcaGCTTAAGGTCACATGCATCCTACCTCCTATTTCTAATGATCCAGAAGCTGATGTTTGCATGGAAGACGAAGCTAATAAAGATCTGGATGACATGGCCGATTTATCCAAGAGAggttataagtttaaaattagagATTGGCGAAACATGTCAGTAG